The sequence below is a genomic window from Deferribacterota bacterium.
TTAAAGTTGAAGGTAATTTAATGCATTTTAATGTGATTGAAATGGTGACAGAAGATATTAAAAGGAAGGAATTCAGAGTTGATTATAAAGGCCCAATTTATTTAAAAAAGATAAGTAAAGATGAGATTAATAAATATAAGACTATTATTGATGAGGAGATGGGAGAGTATAAAAACTCTATTGTTTATAAAGTAAGAGATTTTATAAAGTCAGCAGATGAAATAAGATCTATTATATCCCAATTTTTAATAGAAATTAATACGAAATTAGATAAGATTTTATTTAGTATAGACGAGAAAAAGAATAAACTAGACCTGATCACTGCAAAATCTTTAGATATAAGTGGTGGTGGAGTTTGCATCTTTTGCTTTGATAAAATTGCTGATGAAAGCTCTATATTATATATAAAATTTGGGCTCGAAGACTATCAATATTACCAAATATTTTCAGCCCTAGGAGAAGTTGTAAGTGTAAAGGAAACAAAAATGGGTTATAAATACGGTATTAAATATATATATATTGATAGAGATAGCAGAGAGTTTCTCATAAAATATGCAATAGAAAAAGAACGCTTACTTGCTCGAACATTTAAACTGTTATGAGTACAAATGTTATAATATTTATATTATTTATTATACAGATTCTATCTTTGGTAGCCTTAGTTTATTATATTTTAAAGTTTAGATTGATCGAAAAGAGAATAATAGATGTTAGTTATAATGATATCCAAGTAATTGTAGAATATCTAAAAGATTTACTAATTGAGGCTGAAAGAGTTGCTGAAAGTTTGGAGTTAGATATCAGAAAAAAAGAAGATATGATAGCAGATTTAGTTTCCCTTTTAGAGTTAAAACTTATAAGATTTGAAAATGCAGTTAGTAGTTCTTATGATGAAAATAATGTAAAGAAAAAGGTAATAAATTTCTATAAAGAAAATAGAAATCCCAATGATATTGCAAGGGAGTTAGGAATATCAAAATCTGAAGTTGAGCTAATGTTAAAATTTAATAAGGAAAAATTGTGAACGCAAGTTTAATTAGTAAATTAACTACATTTTTACAAAATTATACAACTAATACAAAAGATGCTTTATTATTAAAAATAATTGAGTCCTTAGGGGATTCTGAATATCTTATCGAAACAGCTGGCAGTAAAGTTAAGGCAAGGATTGATGGCGATGTTAAAGTAGGTGATATCATAAGGGCAAAAGTCTTAAAAAATTACCCTAGATTACATTTAGTTAAACTGAATAATTATAGCTTAAATAGTGTTAAAAAATATAGTCTTAATGAAAGCACCAGCATTAATATTGAAAGGCAGCTACTTAAATCTTTTAATGCTGAGGAGATAAAAACATTAATAGATAATAAAAAAAATGAATTATTTAATAAAATTTCAAAATTAATTAATGGTAGCGATAGTGATAATAGTTTTATAAATAATATTATAAAGAATAGTGGTGTTTCTACAAAAGAGTTATATCAACTATTGTATTATAAAACTTTTAGTATATATTTTAGTAGTCCTGAAAATAATATAGAAGATGCTTTTATAATGATAAAAAAGAAAAAGAATAAGGTATTTAAATGCAAGCTATTTCTCTATATGTCAAATTTAGGAAGGGTGTTAATTGATATTACACTGATTAATGAAAACTTTTACATATTAGTTAGATCAGATAGTGATATAGATAAAGAATTAAAGGATATAAAGATAGATAGAGGCTTTATAAGATGGAAAAAAATTCATTCAGAAGAATTTGATAAATTTAGTTATTTAAACTATTATAATATTAAAATATGAGAGGTGAAATATGCAAAGTAAAGATAAATTTAAACCGGTGCAATCAATTTATCATGTATTACAACTTATTGAAACATTTAGGGAGTCTGCTAGCTATTCAAGGGAATTAGGTGTTACCGAGTTAAGTAAGCGTTTAAGTTTACACAAGAATAATGTATTTAGACTATTAGCGACTTTACATTCAAGGGGTTATATTGAACAGAATCCAGAGACTGAAAATTATAAATTGGGGATAAATATATTTTCCTTAGGTCAAAAGTTTGCGAAAAATCTTGGATTATTAAATATAGCCAAACCTTTTATGCATGAAGCTGCTGAGAAATTAGATGAGACATTGTATATAGGCATACTGAGGGAAGGACATGCAATATATCTTGATGTTGTTGAATCAATGAAGGCAGTTCAGGTTGTCCCTAGGGTTGGTAAAGATGTTCCAGCATATTGTACGGCTATTGGTAAGATTCAACTTGCCTATGCATCTGATGAAGAGATTAATAAGATGTATATGGGGGCACGATTAAAGAAATATACAAAAAATACAATAACATCATTGCCGGAGTTGAAAAGACATCTAGATATTGTGGCAAAGAATGATTACGCTATAGATAATGAAGAGTTTGAGGAAGGCGTAGGTTGTGTAGCCGTACCAATAAAAGATTATCTGGGGATAGCAGCTGCTGGTCTGTCATTAAGTTCTCCTTCTTATAGAATGACTGAGGAAGTAATTCAGAAGGAGGTTTTACCAGTTTTAAAGAGGTATGCCAAGGAGATATCTAAAAGACTTGGATATCAGGGTTCGTAATTCTTATTATTTTTCTGATATTTATTTAAAGACTGTATAAATTTAGTTTTAAATATAAAGAAATTTAAGGAGGTGGCTTTGGGTAAAGCGTATGATCATATAGTTTCAGAGAACAAAAAATATGCTGTAGTATTTGACAAAGCTGGTCTTGCTACCCAACCAGCTAAGAAAATAGCAATTCTCACATGTATGGATGCCAGGCTTGACCCTATGAGGTTTGCAGGTTTGGAATTGGGGGATGCGCATATAATAAGGAATGCTGGGGGGCGTGCGAGCGATGATGCAATAAGATCGCTTGTGATCTCAAATAGGCTCCTTGGGACAGATCAGTGGTTTGTTATACATCATTCTGACTGTGGAATGGAATCATTTACCCAAAAAAAGATGGATGAGTTGCTGGCAGAAAATCTTAATGCCAAGCGGGCAGTTTATGGGAGATTTATGAATTGGCTTACTATAGATGACAGGAAAAAAAGTGTAATAGATGATGTGTTAAGGATTAAGGGACACCCCCTAGTACCTGATAACGTATCAGTATTTGGTTTTATATTTGATCTTAAGACAGGAGAGCTTATAGAGGTTGAAGAGGCGAGTAGGGCTGGTAAAAGTAGTGAGTAGATAAGCAGTATATATTAAAGTTGATGTTATAAACAATTATTTTTTATAGAGAGATTATCAGCTTAATCTATTATTAGTAAAAACCTACCCTTTAGATCTTATTTGATGTTTTGATAAAATTATTGAAAACCCTTTTGAAACAACCTCTTGTTGAGCTTCTAATATTTTTGTAGTCTGCTATTAATTTTGCATCACCCTCTGTTTTATAATCCATAAGAAGTGAAATTTTCTGTAATATCTTTTTATCCTTTGGTAAGATTGTAGAATTTATGTTGTTATAGCATTTACAAAGATTTTCAATTTTTTTATAAAAGGTGTAGTTTTTTTTAAGTAAATTATAATTTCTGTTATTTATTAAACCTAGCTTGAATATATTATCAATAGCTCTGTAAATTTTTGTTGTTTTTAATGAGCTATATTTATACCCGTAATAAAGCTGGAAAAATTGTACTATAAATTCAATATCTATTATGCCACCGTAGCCAGATTTAATATCATATACATTTAGATCCCTTGTTCTTTCCTTTTCTATTCTAAAACGCATATTGTATATATCGGTTATTTCATTTACTGTTAAAGACTTTTTAAAAAGTACTTTATTTTTTATATCAAAGAATTTTTTATTTAATGATATATTCACATTCAGTGGCCTACCCTTAAGTAAGGATTGTTTTTCCCATACCATAGCGTTGTTTATGTAATATTTCTCAAAGGATTCTATTGTTGTCACTAACATTCCGCTTGAGCCACTTGGCCTTAATCTCATATCTATTTTATATAAATAACCTCCAATTGTTACAGTTGATAGATATGATATTGCTTTTTGTATAACTTTAGCAAAAAATTCTTGGTTAGAAATTCTCTTTGTCCCTTTAGTAAAACCAAATCCCTCATAGATAAAAACAATATCTAAATCAGAGCCAACGCTCATTTCGTAACTACCTAGTTTTCCCATTCCTATAATTAAATATCCACAGATTTTATTATTATCTAAATAGGGCTCACCAATATTTATTTTGTAAATATTATAGGCTTTATCTAGGGCGTAAAGCAAAAAGCCTTCAGCTAATTCTGTTAAAGATTTCATAAATGTGTATATATCTATTTTTTTTGTTATATAGCTGTAAGCAACATTGAATAGTAATTCCTTATGTTTTTTTCTTAATATCTCAAACTCATATTCTTCATCACTGACATTTTTTAATATTTCTATCAATAGGTTAAGGATTTCATTTTTTTTATAATGTGGATCTTTAGGTGCATATATGTAATCTATAGAATATGTATTAATTATCAGTTTGGAAATAAAGTCATTTGTTGAAAAGATGTAGATTATTTCATTTATTATTTCTGGTTTACTTTTAAAAATATCATAAATTATATATATCTGATAGGGATTTCTAAATAACTGTTCAAAATAATTTAAAGCACTTTTTGGATCAATATTATTCTTTAATTGTTCTAAAATAAAGGCCATTAATTCTTCTATAAGTTTTTTTTCTCTGCTATTTCTAGGCCTCTTATTGGTTCCATATATTATTGACATTAATATTTTTGCACATTCTTCTGTTTGGTTAATTCCATATTTTTTTAATATCTCAGCATAGTCATTTATAGTAAATTCCTCATCAATATAAAAATTGCCTTCACCTCTATTTGTAAATATATTTTCAAATATTTTATTTATATTTTTTGTATGATTATTGTATTCATTCATAAAAGTTTCGTTTGAGTCAAATCCCAAATATTTGGAAAATTTTATAAGCTTATCTTTGTCATTTATTGGTAGAGAGTGTTTTTGTAAGCCTTCTTCTAATTGAATCATATCTTCACATCTTCTAAGAAAAAGGTATCCTTTAATTAAGACGTCACAATCTTCAGGATTTAAAATTTTATATATTTTTAGTTTATTTAATGTTTTAATAGTATTAGCATTATAAATGTTTTTATATTTTGGATAATTTAAAATTTGTAAAGCTTGAGTTATAAACTCTACTTCTCTAATACCTCCAATTCCTAATTTTACATCAACTATCTGTGTGCCTTTTAATTTTGAGCGATGATCAATCTTTGATTTGATAGTTGCTAATTCATCTATAATAGTATAATCCAAAGATTTCCGTAATATAAAAGGTTTTATAGTTTCGATAAATTTAATACCTGTTTTGAGGTTTCCTGCTGATGGTCTAGCTTTTAACAACATTAACCTTTCCCATGTTTGACCATATACCTCGTAGTATAACCCATAACTATCGATAGACATTGCTAAAGGACCCTTTTGACCATTTGGCCTAAGCCTTGTATCTATTCTAAATACAAAACCTTCATCAGTATTACTCCCAATATAATGATATACTTTTTCACTCAGTTTTAAGAAAAACTGAGATATAGGCAGGCTTCTTCGATTTGTTTTTTTAGCTATATAGCCATCATCTGTGTCGTATACAAAGATTATATCAATATCAGAATTAAAATTTAATTCTTCTCCGCCTAATTTACCTAATGAGATTATGGAATAGCCTATTTTTTTACCATTTGTCTTTAAGGGTATGCCTATATCTCTACATAATTTCTTATATCCATAAATATATGCTATATTAAGCATTACATCGGCCAAGAATGAGAGGTGTTTAGAGGTGTAGATTATGCTTTTTTTCTCAACTAATATTTCATGAGCAATTATTGAATATTCAATCATCTTATAGATTCTTAGATGCTTTAGGAGAGATGATTCATCTAAATTATATAGATTGTTGAAATATATATCTTTATATATAGCATATTTATCCCTTTTTGTGTAAAGTCTGTCTTTTATGAAATTAATATATTGTTGATTATTAGTTAACCATCTTGTAATAAAATATGAATATTTAAAAAGGTTAATAAAATTATTAATAGCAGATCCTTTTTAATTTATTAGAAAACTGCATTCCAAGGTTTCTTTCTATCTAATAATACTTTTTTTATGCTATCAAAGCAGAGCAAGGCCATATTTTTTCTTGTTTCAAAGGTAGCACTTCCAATGTGGGGTAGCAGGACAGTATTTTTTAAATTCTTAAGCTCATCAGGGATGTGAGGTTCTTTTTCATAGACATCTAAAGCTGCCCCACTAATAAATCTATTTTTAAGAGCATATATAAGATCATCTTCTTTTATTATATCACCCCTACCTACATTTATTATATAGGAGGTTTTTTTCATTTTTTGGAATTCATTAATAGTAAATCTATGAAAAGTGTCTTTAGATTTTGGTGCTGTAATAATAATAAAATCAGAATTTATTAACATATCTTCAAATGAGACAAATGTAGCATTTAATAGTTGTTCTTCATGAATTTTTCTGGTTCTTGAGTTATATATAGTATTACAACTAAATACATTTAATATTTGTGCAACTCTTTGTCCTATTCTGCCAAAGCCGAAGATGCCCACTGTTTTTTTATATAAATCATCACCTAAAAATAGTGTTGGCTGCCAACCTTTAAACTCCCCATCAATTAAATATTTATTTGCTTCTAAAACTTTTCTGGCAATATTTAACATAAGCGTAATTGCAAGCTCTGCTGTAGATTCAGTTAAAACATAGGGTGTATTTGTGACAATTATGTTTTTTTCTTTAGCGAAATCGATATCTATATTGTCATAGCCAACACCATAGTTTGCAATTATCTTTAAATTACTTGATTTTTCTAATAACTCTCTATTAAGTTTTGTTCCAATTGTGGATACAATTCCACTAACATCTTCAATGTAGTTTAATAAATCACTCTCTTTTATGGGAAAACTATTTTCATTATATATTAGATTAAAGTCATTTAGATGTTTTTTTGGATTTATTGGCAACTTTTGTGTTATAAGTATTTTCATTATAAACACGTAGCTATAAAATTATCAATTAATTTATTAGTATCTAAATTATAATCAGAATTTTCAAGAGCTTTTTTTATTGATTTATATGGTTTTTTTGTTACTAAGTTATAGCTGTCTAATTTAAAGGGGTAGGGAGGGATCATATTTTTATTGGTATCAGTTATTATAAGAACCAAGGGCCTTGTTATATCCCTTCTGTTAATTTGAAATACAACAGCCAATTCTCCACTATCAAGCAAAACAAGTGTGCCAACAGGATAGATACCCAAAGTATCAATAAAAAAATGAACATATAATTTATCAAGTTTTGTACCTGCCACATCTATTATTTTTTTAATTGCTTGTGGAGGTATTAGTGCTTCTTTGTTAGATGTTGTAGAAGTTAGATAGTCATAAAAATTCACAATAGAAACAATTTTTGCAAGTTTCGTTATGTTTTTATCTGTTAATCTAAGGGGGTAGCCTGTTCCATCAATACATTCATGATGTTGCAATACACATTTTTTTGTATCCAAAGATATATCAAGGGAATCTTTCAGTATTTCATAGCTATATATTGGGTGTTTTTTTAATAATTCCTCTTCTTTTTCTGTCAATTTGCCTTTTTTATTTAGTATACTCTCAGGTATTTTCATCTTACCAATATCGTGTAGTAATCCTCCTAGGCCGAGACAGTTAAGATTTTCAACGTCAAAGCCTATTCGTGAGCCCACAATAATGCTTAGTATACATACATTTAATGAATGAATATAAATGTATCTATTAAAATCCTTTAAGCGGATAATATTCATTAAGAGTTCAGGTTTTCTAAAATAGTAATCTATATAAGTTTTTACTACTTTTTTAAGGGGTGGTGAATCCAGGGATTTTCCAGCCCTAACATCAAGGAAAATTTTTTTGAGGATCTCCTTGTGTTCAACATGTAATTCTTTTATCCTTTTTAGTTGTAGTATTTCTTTTTTATCAATTGTTGCTTTTATTTGTGGATCTATTTTTTCTATATTTTTGTTAAGTATTTTACTATTTATGCCCATCTTTTTATTATTATCTACAAAGACATATTGTATGCCATATTTTTTAAGTATCTCTATATGTTTTGGTATGTTATTTAGAGGTTTATTAAAAAAAGGTAACTTTAACCATTTTTTATCTATTCCTCTTATAATCATACCTTCTTCGAGGTTTTCTACAGGAATTTTAATAATATCCATATTATGTTATTACCATCACTTGACTTTCTGTATATATATTTTATTATTATTATAAAATGAATATAACATTTGGGCTATAGAAAATGTATGAGTTATTTACAGATAGTGCAAGACGAGTAATTTTATATTCGAGAGAAGAAGCTGAAAAACTTCTACAGGCTCATATAGATACAGAACATTTATTGTTAGGCCTATTGCGTGAGAGATCAGGGATATATTTTGAAATATTTAACAAACATGGCATAAACATAAATATGCTTATAAGAGATATAAAAAATATGAGCGATAGAGGGCATAATTTAATGATAAAGGGGAGTATACCTTTTAGCCCTTTAGCTAAAAAATCATTAGAATATGCAATTGAAGAAGCTCATAACTTAGATCATAAATATATAAACCCAGAACATATATTGTTAGGATTATTAAAAGAAAAAAGAGGAAAAGCGGCGGCTATATTAAAAAAATTAGGGTTTGATGTAGTAAGTTTAAGAGAGGAGATAAGGGTGTATTTTATGAATACAACAAAAGTAACACCGGTGGCAACGCCTACATTGGATGAGTTTGGAAAGGATTTAACTGAGTTAGCTAAAAATAGGAAGTTAGATCCTGTAATTGGTAGAAAAAGAGAAATTGATAGATTAATTCAGATTTTATGTAGAAGGATTAAGAATAATAGCATATTAATAGGTGAGCCAGGTGTTGGAAAAACGGCAATTGTTGAAGGTTTGGCAAATAAGTTAGTATCTGACTCAATACCAGAATCATTGAAGGGGAAGAGATTAATATCCCTAGATTTAGGCACATTAGTTGCAGGTACAAAATATAGGGGACAATTTGAGGAGAGAGTAAAAAATATTCTAAAGGAGATTGAAAGCGTTGGAAATATTATAATATTTATTGATGAGATTCATGCTATTGTAGGTGCAGGTGCCGCAGAAGGCTCAATTGATGCATCTAATATGTTAAAACCTGCATTAGCAAGGGGATCTTTTCAATGTATAGGCGCAACAACACTTTCGGAATATAGAAAACATTTTGAAAAAGATGGCGCTCTTGAACGCCGTTTTCAAGTTATCACTGTTGATTCGCCGTCTAGTGAAGAAACTGTTGAGATATTAAAGGGAGTTAGAAAGTATTATGAAGATTTTCATAGGGTTATTGTACCCGATGATGTTTTAGAAGAAATAGTCTACCTTACAGATAGGTATTTAACTGATAAATTTCAACCAGATAAGAGCTTAGATGTTTTAGATGAGACAAGTTCTAAAGTTAAGCTAGATAATGATAGTACGCCATCTGATATACTAGAATTAAAAAATAAGATCTCTGAACTTAAAGAGGAGAGAGATATTTTATATAATACAAGTAATTTTGAGAAAATTGAAGAATATACAAAGGAGATTGAGAGGTGTAGTGAGCTTCTTCATGTTAGGCTAAGTGAATGGAAGATTAAAAAGAATGAGAATTGGCCTAAATTAACAAAAGAGAATATATCAAATGTTGTATCAATAATGACAAATATACCTGTTCAGAAATTGCGCTTAGAAGATAGACAAAGGGTAGCTCGCTTAGAGAAGGAGTTGTCGAAGAAAGTTATTTCTCAAAAGGAGGCAATTAGTCAAGTTTCAAAAGCAATCAGAAGAAGCTTTGCTGGATTGAATAATCCAAATAGGCCGATTGGCTCTTTTATATTTTTAGGCCCTACAGGTGTTGGGAAAACTGAACTTGCAAAAAGGGTAGCGGAACAAATATTTTGTTCGGAAAATGCGTTAGTTAGGATAGACATGTCAGAGTTTATGGAGCGTTTTAGCGTTTCAAGGCTTATTGGTGCTCCTCCAGGATATATAGGCTATGAAGAAGGTGGCAAACTAACAGAGGCTGTAAGGAGAAAACCTTATTCTGTAGTTTTGTTTGATGAAATTGAAAAAGCCCATCCAGAGGTTTTAAATATATTGTTGCAGATATTAGATGATGGTTTTATTACTGATAGTTTAGGTCATAAAGTTAATTTTAAAAATACTATAATAATTATGACTTCTAATTTAGGAACAAAGAAATCAATGCAGTCAAAGAAGGTTGGTTTTGACGCAGCAGGTGATAATACTGACGGAAAGATAGATTATAAACTTCTTAAAAATAATGCCATTAGTGAGTTGAAACAAAATTTCCAACCAGAATTTATAAATAGGGTAGATAGTATAGTTATATTTGAACCATTGAAAAAAGAAGATCTGAAGAAGATTATTGACATACAGATTAACGAAATAAACAAGAGAATAGAAAAGATTGGTAAAAAAATAATTGTTACAGAGGAAGCTAAGGATTTAATACTGCAAAAAGATTACAATTATCAGTATGGTGCAAGGCCACTGAAAAGGCTACTTCAGCAATATATTGAAGATCCACTTAGCGATAAATTAGTGGAAGGCAAATTTGCAAAGAGAAAAAATATAAAAGTTGTTGTTAGTAATGGTGAAATTAGATTTAAATAAATAATAAATTGTTTATTTCTTAAGTAAATCGCTTCAGTTTGATTTTTCCAGAGAAAATATATAATAAATTGTATGAAAGAAGTTAAGGAACTAGGAAAGACGATATATAATAAATATAAAAGTTTAATAAATATTTGAAATTATACTTTAATCTTTAAAGGGTTCTATTATTTTTTACTATTAGAGTAGTTTTTATAAATATTTTAGCAGTCTTACTTTATTGCCTATTTTGTTATAGGTTACTCTATCAAAATAATTCTTTGTAATTAAAATACCCCGCCCATATAATTTTAATTGGTCATTTTCTTTATGTAGTTCGTTTGCTAAATTTGTGTCAAAGCCTTTTCCTTCGTCTTCGATGATAATGACAAGCTTATTTTTATCTATTTTTAATTCTACAATTATCTTTCTCTCTTTTGCTTCTTTTGTTTTTAATTTTTCCTTCAAAAATTCATTGTAACAACCATTTTTTGTGTATTTATGTTTTTCTTTATTGTCTATTTCAAGGTTACCATGTTCTATAGCATTGGTTATCATTTCACAAAGGCCAACCCTTATTTTTTGAAGTTCCTTCAAATTGTAGAAATATATAAGATCTTTTGTAATTGAATAAACTATTTCATCAACCTTAAATATATTATTTGGAATTTCATATTTTAGATATGCATATTTTGGGATTGTATCGCTTATATAATAGCTAATTAATCCTCTAAATAAACAAACATCAATAATAGCTCTAAATTGAAAAATGTTGAAATTTTCATTTAGTTTATAGTAAAAAAATTTATGCTCCAAATCTAAATTTATTGAACATATTAATGCATTTTTAAATTTATTTATTACGTTATTATCTATGTGATCAATAAAAATAATAGATATATTTTTATTGATATTATTATCTGCAATTAGATTATAACAATTTATATTTTCTTCTTTAGCAAATTTCTTTAAGTTATTAATAATGTTGTTATTATTTAAACAATATGCTATATTTATCATCAGTAATATATTATAACTTATAAAATAGAGTTAGTGAAGGTGATTTATGGTGCAAAAAGAAATTTTTAGACAATATGATATAAGAGGTGTGGTGCCAACTACACTTTCAAAAGATGTTGCAAAAGAGATAGCAAATAGGTTTGCATATATAATTAGTGAACGAATTAATAATGATAATCTTACGATATCAGTAGGAAGAGATGTTAGGCTTTCTTCAACTGAATTATTTGAAGGCATCAAGGAAGGTTTGCTTGATGCAGGTTGTAATATTGTAGATCTCGGTATTTGTCCAACTCCTGTAACATATTTTAGTTCTTTTGTTTTAAATGTTGATGGTTTTATTATGATTACAGGAAGCCACAATCCGCCAGAATATAATGGTCTAAAACTAGGAATTGGTAAAACTACTATATATGGGGATGAGATAATTAATGTTTATAATAAGATTATTGAAGAAAATTATAAGGTTGCTGAAAAAAGAGGCCAGATATCTAGCTATGATATAGTATCCAAATATATAGAATGGGTGGTTAATCATTTTAGAGATATAAAGCGTAAGGTTTCTTCCTTGGAACGTGATGTAAAGGTAGTAATAGATGCTGGTAATGGAGTTGCGTCCTCTATTGCACCAAAGATATTTAAAGAACTTAAGGTTAATACTGTTGAGCTATATTGTGAAGAAGACGGACATTTTCCAAACCATCACCCAGATCCTACTGTTAGAGAAAATTTAAAAGATTTAATTAATAAGGTATTGGAAGTAAAAGCTGATTTTGGTGTTGCTTACGATGGAGATGCAGATAGGATAGGTGTAGTTTCAAATAGTGGTAATATTATATGGGGAGATATGTTATTATTGGTTTACGCAAAAGAATTACTTAAGCACTATGATAAACCTACTGTAATTGCTGATGTTAAAGCATCACAAGTGCTTTTTGATGAGTTG
It includes:
- a CDS encoding HD-GYP domain-containing protein; translation: MDIIKIPVENLEEGMIIRGIDKKWLKLPFFNKPLNNIPKHIEILKKYGIQYVFVDNNKKMGINSKILNKNIEKIDPQIKATIDKKEILQLKRIKELHVEHKEILKKIFLDVRAGKSLDSPPLKKVVKTYIDYYFRKPELLMNIIRLKDFNRYIYIHSLNVCILSIIVGSRIGFDVENLNCLGLGGLLHDIGKMKIPESILNKKGKLTEKEEELLKKHPIYSYEILKDSLDISLDTKKCVLQHHECIDGTGYPLRLTDKNITKLAKIVSIVNFYDYLTSTTSNKEALIPPQAIKKIIDVAGTKLDKLYVHFFIDTLGIYPVGTLVLLDSGELAVVFQINRRDITRPLVLIITDTNKNMIPPYPFKLDSYNLVTKKPYKSIKKALENSDYNLDTNKLIDNFIATCL
- a CDS encoding PilZ domain-containing protein; the encoded protein is MSSGKLKVDYDDDIRRVFVIIESYNPMVVKYNGDINELIDGAIKFQIQYYDEGMLVKKNVKIVKVEGNLMHFNVIEMVTEDIKRKEFRVDYKGPIYLKKISKDEINKYKTIIDEEMGEYKNSIVYKVRDFIKSADEIRSIISQFLIEINTKLDKILFSIDEKKNKLDLITAKSLDISGGGVCIFCFDKIADESSILYIKFGLEDYQYYQIFSALGEVVSVKETKMGYKYGIKYIYIDRDSREFLIKYAIEKERLLARTFKLL
- a CDS encoding D-glycerate dehydrogenase, which translates into the protein MKILITQKLPINPKKHLNDFNLIYNENSFPIKESDLLNYIEDVSGIVSTIGTKLNRELLEKSSNLKIIANYGVGYDNIDIDFAKEKNIIVTNTPYVLTESTAELAITLMLNIARKVLEANKYLIDGEFKGWQPTLFLGDDLYKKTVGIFGFGRIGQRVAQILNVFSCNTIYNSRTRKIHEEQLLNATFVSFEDMLINSDFIIITAPKSKDTFHRFTINEFQKMKKTSYIINVGRGDIIKEDDLIYALKNRFISGAALDVYEKEPHIPDELKNLKNTVLLPHIGSATFETRKNMALLCFDSIKKVLLDRKKPWNAVF
- the glnE gene encoding bifunctional [glutamate--ammonia ligase]-adenylyl-L-tyrosine phosphorylase/[glutamate--ammonia-ligase] adenylyltransferase — translated: MNNFINLFKYSYFITRWLTNNQQYINFIKDRLYTKRDKYAIYKDIYFNNLYNLDESSLLKHLRIYKMIEYSIIAHEILVEKKSIIYTSKHLSFLADVMLNIAYIYGYKKLCRDIGIPLKTNGKKIGYSIISLGKLGGEELNFNSDIDIIFVYDTDDGYIAKKTNRRSLPISQFFLKLSEKVYHYIGSNTDEGFVFRIDTRLRPNGQKGPLAMSIDSYGLYYEVYGQTWERLMLLKARPSAGNLKTGIKFIETIKPFILRKSLDYTIIDELATIKSKIDHRSKLKGTQIVDVKLGIGGIREVEFITQALQILNYPKYKNIYNANTIKTLNKLKIYKILNPEDCDVLIKGYLFLRRCEDMIQLEEGLQKHSLPINDKDKLIKFSKYLGFDSNETFMNEYNNHTKNINKIFENIFTNRGEGNFYIDEEFTINDYAEILKKYGINQTEECAKILMSIIYGTNKRPRNSREKKLIEELMAFILEQLKNNIDPKSALNYFEQLFRNPYQIYIIYDIFKSKPEIINEIIYIFSTNDFISKLIINTYSIDYIYAPKDPHYKKNEILNLLIEILKNVSDEEYEFEILRKKHKELLFNVAYSYITKKIDIYTFMKSLTELAEGFLLYALDKAYNIYKINIGEPYLDNNKICGYLIIGMGKLGSYEMSVGSDLDIVFIYEGFGFTKGTKRISNQEFFAKVIQKAISYLSTVTIGGYLYKIDMRLRPSGSSGMLVTTIESFEKYYINNAMVWEKQSLLKGRPLNVNISLNKKFFDIKNKVLFKKSLTVNEITDIYNMRFRIEKERTRDLNVYDIKSGYGGIIDIEFIVQFFQLYYGYKYSSLKTTKIYRAIDNIFKLGLINNRNYNLLKKNYTFYKKIENLCKCYNNINSTILPKDKKILQKISLLMDYKTEGDAKLIADYKNIRSSTRGCFKRVFNNFIKTSNKI
- a CDS encoding IclR family transcriptional regulator; its protein translation is MQSKDKFKPVQSIYHVLQLIETFRESASYSRELGVTELSKRLSLHKNNVFRLLATLHSRGYIEQNPETENYKLGINIFSLGQKFAKNLGLLNIAKPFMHEAAEKLDETLYIGILREGHAIYLDVVESMKAVQVVPRVGKDVPAYCTAIGKIQLAYASDEEINKMYMGARLKKYTKNTITSLPELKRHLDIVAKNDYAIDNEEFEEGVGCVAVPIKDYLGIAAAGLSLSSPSYRMTEEVIQKEVLPVLKRYAKEISKRLGYQGS
- a CDS encoding carbonic anhydrase; this translates as MGKAYDHIVSENKKYAVVFDKAGLATQPAKKIAILTCMDARLDPMRFAGLELGDAHIIRNAGGRASDDAIRSLVISNRLLGTDQWFVIHHSDCGMESFTQKKMDELLAENLNAKRAVYGRFMNWLTIDDRKKSVIDDVLRIKGHPLVPDNVSVFGFIFDLKTGELIEVEEASRAGKSSE